One window of the Candidatus Nealsonbacteria bacterium CG07_land_8_20_14_0_80_39_13 genome contains the following:
- the porA gene encoding pyruvate ferredoxin oxidoreductase, giving the protein MKKEKTKNYIIKPMSGGEAAAEALRQIGIEVMASYPITPQSPIIETFSKMVADGRVNAETINVESEHSAMSACVGSAVAGAKTATASNSQGLALMSEIVYVASGLRLPILMAITNRALSAPISIHCDHSDSMMVRDSGWIQIYTENAQEFYEFLILAFKIASRKEISLPIMVMADGFISTHQLEKVAIFDDKAIADFIGEYNAPYDFLNPQKPILVGPFSVQDSHFEFKLSQQKAIERVPAIFKEEAKNFKKITGKDYKFFEEYRLKDANTAIVVMNSTAGTAKEVVDKLRDKGEKVGLLKPHLFRPFPYKEIAEALKKVKKIAVLDRSMSFGANPPLFAEINQSLAGTRIPIQKYVFGLGGRAIFERQIEQVFADLKKGKIDDKIKYIQ; this is encoded by the coding sequence ATGAAAAAAGAGAAAACAAAAAATTATATAATAAAACCGATGTCTGGCGGGGAGGCGGCGGCCGAGGCCTTGCGTCAGATTGGAATTGAGGTCATGGCTTCTTATCCGATTACTCCCCAAAGCCCGATTATTGAAACATTCAGTAAGATGGTTGCTGACGGCCGGGTTAACGCTGAAACAATAAATGTTGAGTCAGAGCATTCAGCCATGAGCGCCTGTGTCGGTTCAGCTGTAGCCGGAGCCAAGACAGCCACAGCCAGCAACTCTCAAGGATTAGCCTTGATGTCGGAAATCGTTTACGTCGCTTCCGGTTTGCGCCTGCCGATTTTAATGGCCATAACTAATCGGGCTTTGTCAGCGCCGATAAGCATCCATTGCGACCATTCTGATTCAATGATGGTCCGCGATTCCGGCTGGATTCAGATTTATACAGAGAACGCTCAAGAGTTTTATGAGTTTTTGATTTTGGCTTTTAAAATCGCTTCCAGAAAAGAAATTTCTCTGCCTATTATGGTTATGGCAGACGGGTTTATAAGCACTCATCAGCTTGAGAAAGTGGCTATCTTTGACGATAAAGCCATAGCTGATTTTATCGGAGAATATAATGCTCCTTATGATTTCCTCAATCCTCAAAAACCGATTTTAGTCGGGCCGTTTTCCGTTCAGGATTCTCATTTTGAATTTAAATTGAGCCAGCAAAAAGCCATTGAAAGAGTTCCGGCTATATTCAAGGAGGAGGCTAAGAATTTTAAGAAAATAACCGGCAAGGATTATAAGTTTTTTGAAGAATATCGTTTGAAAGACGCTAATACAGCTATTGTTGTTATGAATTCCACAGCCGGAACGGCCAAGGAAGTCGTTGATAAATTAAGAGATAAGGGAGAAAAAGTCGGGCTTTTGAAACCTCATCTTTTCAGGCCATTTCCCTACAAAGAAATTGCCGAGGCGCTGAAAAAGGTTAAGAAGATAGCTGTTTTAGACAGGTCTATGTCTTTTGGCGCTAATCCTCCTCTTTTCGCTGAAATTAATCAGAGCTTAGCCGGAACAAGAATTCCTATTCAGAAATATGTTTTCGGGCTT
- a CDS encoding pyruvate synthase has product MKKSKFKELKPVLPAGTSERLKTGSWRVLTPSIDNNKCAKCFKCVNFCPENSIKYNENKGQMEIDFEYCKGCGICAQECPAKAITMNKK; this is encoded by the coding sequence ATGAAAAAATCTAAATTTAAAGAATTAAAGCCGGTTTTGCCGGCTGGAACAAGCGAACGGCTAAAGACCGGTTCTTGGCGTGTTTTGACTCCCTCAATTGATAACAACAAATGCGCTAAGTGTTTTAAGTGCGTTAATTTTTGTCCGGAAAATTCCATAAAATACAACGAGAATAAGGGACAGATGGAAATTGATTTTGAATACTGCAAGGGATGCGGAATTTGCGCTCAAGAATGTCCGGCCAAAGCCATCACCATGAATAAGAAATAA